The following are encoded together in the Humulus lupulus chromosome 5, drHumLupu1.1, whole genome shotgun sequence genome:
- the LOC133780095 gene encoding putative disease resistance protein RGA3 — MADALLNVVFENLNSLVQKEFGLLCGVNKEMEKLSSTLSTIRAVLADAEEKQSSDRAIKNWLHKLSDAAHVLDDVLDDCGMETSRLEYVRQNSRWEQKVCSFFLFHFDPMNSLFRRKIAKKMKEVGDRLDEIANERNKFHLNELIGNQRQIQANRHQTGSIVTQPQVYGREDKEKIVEFLVNETIKCRDIVVYPIVGMGGIGKTTLAQLIFNDARVSGNFELKLWVCVVQDFDLKRLMKAIIECSSGSTCEVLDMDPLQRRLQDMLRGKKFLLVLDDVWNEEQEQWDILKHVLACGSNGSSVLVTTRLKKVASIMGTIQMHHLSGLSEEDCWLLFKQRAFSIETEPQPKLVKIGKYIVRKCGGVPLAAKALGGLMRFKSEENEWISVMESELWNLSEDENSLLPALRLSYFNLPIEQRRCFAFCALFPKDSRIIKDRIIHLWMANGFISTKGEVEVEEIGNHIFNELHWRSFFEDYKKDYFGTWSFKMHNLVHDLAHSVMEDELHFMKLHHDSPITLPKRLRYLTCAYSHRPLNKIPSSQSLRTLMLLSMDCHTVNFNCDLNFPSLRAIDVEYFTITSISSLIKTTKHLRYLNLSYTDIRILPKSICNLQNLQTLHLIGCSFLQKLPKNLSCLRSLRHLNMFGCVQLSELPCNIGRLTCLRTLSMFIVGRRRGCHLEELQGLNLGGDLEIKGLEKVISPKDAEKANIIEKRNINKLCLYWGTEAYELKVNAVDEVLEALEPSPTLTILEIKNYKGVGFPHWLSNGILENVVSITLSNCNNCSQLPAFNKLPSLRYVYIHQMNLVQYVDNGSYDGDSLGGFMRLENLMIRNLPNLANLSRNEKGREEMFPCLSELYISHCYKLMMLPCIPSLKKLQLWKSNKTILNSISNLPGLISLGLHKFDDITSLPDQMLQNLTTLQILRISYIPNLHELPNDMLKGVNSIEKLHIKCCDELECLPDGIFQNPSCLKCISIVNCKKFKYLSESFQYLTALQSLDISGCPELEIFPNDLDHLSSLRHLTMSGHFGNYASQCSSPKMKLLPEALQHLPSLESMIISDFPNLTTLPDWLGNLTSLQELFIGNCLNLRSVPASIQQLTNLRKLSIQSCPKLQERCEKETGEDWHKITHIPNVSV, encoded by the coding sequence ATGGCTGATGCTCTTCTTAATGTTGTGTTCGAGAACTTAAACTCACTGGTGCAGAAAGAATTTGGATTACTTTGTGGAGTCAACAAAGAGATGGAGAAACTGTCAAGCACGCTGTCGACAATTCGCGCCGTGCTTGCGGATGCGGAGGAGAAGCAATCGAGTGACCGAGCAATCAAGAATTGGTTGCATAAACTTAGTGATGCTGCTCATGTGTTGGATGACGTTTTGGATGACTGTGGAATGGAGACCTCTCGGTTGGAGTATGTTAGGCAAAACTCTAGATGGGAGCAAAAGGTATGCTCTTTCTTTTTATTCCATTTTGATCCAATGAACTCTTTGTTTCGAAGGAAAATCGCAAAAAAAATGAAAGAGGTAGGAGATAGATTGGATGAGATTGCAAATGAGCGTAACAAGTTTCACTTGAATGAGCTGATTGGGAATCAAAGACAAATCCAAGCAAATAGACACCAAACTGGTTCTATTGTTACTCAACCACAAGTTTATGGAAGAGAAGATAAAGAAAAGATTGTTGAGTTTCTAGTCAACGAAACAATAAAGTGTAGGGATATAGTGGTTTACCCCATAGTAGGCATGGGAGGCATAGGAAAGACAACACTAGCTCAATTGATATTCAATGATGCGAGAGTTAGTgggaattttgagcttaaactATGGGTGTGTGTGGTTCAAGATTTTGATTTGAAGAGATTGATGAAAGCAATTATAGAATGTTCGAGCGGAAGCACTTGTGAAGTATTGGACATGGATCCTTTACAGAGGCGTCTCCAAGACATGCTGAGAGGGAAGAAGTTTTTGCTTGTTTTAGACGATGTATGGAATGAAGAACAAGAACAATGGGACATATTGAAACATGTATTGGCATGTGGATCGAATGGTTCTTCAGTTCTCGTCACTACTCGCCTAAAGAAGGTAGCGTCAATCATGGGAACAATTCAAATGCATCATTTGTCTGGTTTATCTGAAGAAGATTGCTGGTTACTGTTTAAGCAACGTGCGTTCAGTATTGAGACAGAGCCGCAACCGAAACTAGTAAAAATTGGGAAATATATAGTAAGGAAGTGCGGGGGAGTGCCACTAGCTGCAAAAGCTTTAGGCGGTTTGATGCGATTCAAAAGTGAGGAAAATGAGTGGATTTCTGTGATGGAAAGTGAGTTGTGGAATTTATCAGAGGATGAGAATTCTCTTTTGCCAGCTTTGAGATTGAGCTACTTCAACCTTCCAATAGAACAAAGACGATGTTTCGCCTTTTGCGCCTTGTTTCCAAAAGATTCCAGAATTATCAAGGATCGCATTATTCATCTATGGATGGCTAATGGTTTCATTTCTACAAAGGGAGAAGTAGAGGTCGAAGAGATTGGTAATCATATATTTAATGAACTACATTGGAGGTCATTTTTTGAAGATTATAAGAAAGATTATTTCGGCACTTGGAGTTTCAAGATGCATAATCTAGTTCATGATCTTGCCCACTCTGTAATGGAGGATgaacttcattttatgaagctcCACCATGATAGCCCAATTACCTTACCAAAGAGGTTGCGGTACCTTACATGTGCATACTCCCACCGACCACTCAACAAAATACCCTCTTCTCAATCTTTAAGAACTTTGATGCTCTTATCCATGGATTGCCATACAGTCAACTTCAATTGTGACCTGAATTTTCCTTCTTTGCGAGCTATTGATGTTGAGTATTTTACAATAACGTCCATATCATCTTTGATCAAAACTACCAAGCATCTCAGATATTTAAACCTTTCATACACAGATATTAGAATCCTTCCAAAGTCAATCTGCAACCTACAAAACCTGCAAACTTTGCACCTAATCGGATGTAGTTTTCTTCAAAAGCTGCCTAAGAATTTAAGTTGCTTAAGAAGTCTTCGCCACCTTAACATGTTTGGTTGTGTCCAATTATCTGAACTTCCTTGTAACATTGGGCGACTAACTTGCCTTAGAACTTTGAGCATGTTCATAGTTGGCCGCAGAAGAGGATGTCACTTGGAAGAATTGCAAGGCTTAAATCTCGGCGGTGATCTAGAAATTAAAGGCCTCGAGAAAGTGATTAGTCCTAAAGATGCTGAAAAGGCCAATATAATAGAGAAGAGGAACATCAACAAATTGTGTTTGTATTGGGGCACGGAAGCATATGAATTGAAAGTTAATGCAGTTGATGAAGTTCTTGAAGCCCTTGAACCTTCCCCAACTTTGACAATTTTAGAGATAAAAAACTACAAAGGTGTTGGCTTTCCTCATTGGTTGAGTAATGGAATCCTTGAAAATGTCGTTAGTATCACTCTCTCTAATTGCAACAACTGTTCACAACTCCCAGCCTTCAACAAACTTCCTAGTTTGAGATATGTTTATATTCATCAAATGAATCTTGTTCAGTATGTTGATAATGGATCTTATGATGGAGATTCACTAGGAGGTTTCATGCGGCTGGAAAATCTAATGATCAGAAATTTGCCAAATCTAGCAAATTTATCAAGAAATGAGAAAGGAAGAGAAGAAATGTTTCCATGTCTATCAGAGCTTTACATTAGTCATTGTTACAAACTGATGATGTTACCTTGCATTCCTTCACTCAAGAAGCTACAACTATGGAAGTCCAACAAGACAATATTGAACTCAATTTCAAATCTCCCTGGTCTCATTTCTCTTGGTTTGCACAAATTTGATGACATTACTTCCCTACCAGATCAGATGCTGCAAAACCTCACCACTCTACAAATTCTTAGAATATCATATATCCCTAACCTCCACGAGCTGCCTAATGACATGCTAAAGGGTGTCAATTCTATTGAGAAACTGCACATAAAATGTTGTGATGAGCTGGAGTGCCTACCTGATGGAATTTTCCAAAATCCAAGTTGTCTGAAATGCATTTCAATTGTAAACTGTAAGAAGTTCAAATATTTGTCCGAAAGCTTTCAATACCTCACCGCCCTTCAATCTTTAGACATCAGTGGTTGTCCTGAGTTGGAGATTTTTCCAAATGATCTTGACCATCTTTCTTCACTCAGGCATTTGACCATGTCAGGCCATTTTGGCAACTATGCCTCTCAATGTTCATCTCCTAAGATGAAACTTTTGCCTGAGGCCTTGCAACATCTCCCTTCACTTGAATCAATGATTATATCTGATTTTCCAAATCTTACAACATTGCCTGACTGGCTTGGAAACCTGACATCACTTCAAGAATTATTCATTGGAAACTGCTTAAATTTGAGGTCAGTACCAGCAAGCATTCAACAGCTCACTAACTTAAGAAAACTGTCCATTCAGTCTTGCCCAAAATTACAAGAACGGTGTGAGAAGGAAACAGGAGAGGACTGGCACAAGATAACTCACATTCCAAATGTCTCTGTGTGA